A genomic window from Aulosira sp. FACHB-615 includes:
- a CDS encoding tetratricopeptide repeat protein, translated as MKLSVTLNSKNQFVLALVLKSAIAFSPLLLSTGVASGQTTPPITQEQTIAQVLSNQERAELNQLRKQAPSNGISTTILLNLWLVILSLFPVAVIALFWLLRRVAIREIVDKAMGQLQGIENLQNQIVIVKQEAENLIQEVKKINRELENESEALKQNIQQEQENLSNLQSEILQSKNNILSGLEVEIKNLQNHLDNLEAEFSQQLQQLQLTTQQKRDTSLENIGNLESDFASQIAEIKIGTEKHKQITWEYLEKSQNEFISQFANLHADFEQQKDNLIAELLKTQQEFISELAGIRVDTEQQKDRTKNNIAELENSFNLHISSLNSATQQQKDYLLAELVKNQQEFISELAGIRVDAEQQKDRTKNNIAELENSFNLYISSLNSATQQRTDDLLAELVKTQQEFIAELAGIRVNAEQQKDKTLDNIREIVNSLTAQLSGLPLEYEQQKQVLLENLEKIQTAAQLDISKHKDSIIENLEKSGLEFAEQFSELQVNAQKQKLFLLEKLEKLETEFVSQLSELQLDAQQRKELILQEITESKTTQPQAPPVSVEADIQQGDDLFAQKQYEAAIACYNQAIKIQPENATAWLKHGLTLARLKRYQDAIASYDQAIKLQPDYHQAWCDRGVAFGNLRQHKQAFACFNKATKIKPDDVTAWLNRGLSLIELEEYEEALASFEQAIKLQPNSPKIWDKRGYTLVRLGMDDDAIAAFNKAIELKPDYAISYYNKAACYALQKQAQLAIECLQQAIEINPRYKEDAANDIDFDEIAKNERFQQLIAD; from the coding sequence ATGAAACTTTCAGTTACCCTGAACAGCAAGAATCAATTTGTTTTAGCATTAGTCTTGAAAAGTGCGATCGCATTTTCACCCTTGCTGCTGTCTACTGGTGTGGCGAGTGGACAAACTACACCACCCATCACCCAAGAACAAACTATCGCGCAAGTTCTCTCTAATCAAGAACGCGCAGAATTAAACCAACTGCGAAAGCAAGCACCATCTAATGGCATTTCGACAACTATCTTACTCAATCTTTGGTTAGTTATATTAAGTTTATTTCCTGTAGCTGTGATTGCTTTATTTTGGTTACTACGGCGGGTAGCCATTAGAGAAATTGTTGATAAAGCAATGGGACAGCTACAAGGCATCGAAAATTTGCAAAATCAAATAGTGATTGTTAAGCAAGAAGCGGAAAATTTGATTCAAGAAGTCAAAAAAATCAATCGAGAGTTAGAAAATGAATCCGAAGCTCTCAAGCAGAATATACAGCAAGAACAAGAGAATTTATCTAATTTGCAATCTGAGATATTGCAATCCAAGAACAATATTTTATCGGGGTTAGAAGTAGAAATCAAGAATCTACAAAATCATCTAGATAATTTAGAAGCTGAATTTAGTCAGCAATTACAACAATTGCAGCTAACCACCCAACAAAAACGCGATACCAGTTTGGAAAATATTGGTAATTTAGAATCTGATTTTGCTTCACAGATTGCTGAAATCAAAATAGGCACTGAAAAACATAAGCAGATAACTTGGGAATATTTGGAAAAATCCCAAAATGAATTTATATCTCAGTTTGCCAATTTACACGCAGATTTTGAACAACAAAAAGATAATTTAATTGCGGAATTGCTCAAAACGCAACAAGAATTTATCTCAGAATTGGCGGGAATTAGAGTCGATACTGAACAACAAAAAGATAGAACTAAAAATAATATTGCAGAATTAGAAAATAGCTTTAATTTGCATATATCTAGCTTAAACTCGGCAACTCAGCAGCAAAAAGATTACTTACTGGCAGAATTAGTCAAAAACCAACAAGAATTTATCTCAGAATTAGCGGGAATTAGAGTCGATGCTGAACAACAAAAAGATAGAACTAAAAATAATATTGCAGAATTAGAGAATAGCTTTAATTTGTATATATCTAGCTTAAACTCGGCAACTCAGCAGCGAACAGATGACTTACTGGCAGAATTAGTTAAAACGCAACAAGAATTTATCGCAGAGTTGGCGGGAATTAGAGTAAATGCTGAACAGCAAAAAGATAAAACACTGGATAATATTAGAGAAATAGTCAATAGTTTAACTGCTCAACTCTCTGGCTTACCATTGGAGTATGAGCAACAAAAGCAGGTTTTATTAGAAAATCTAGAAAAAATCCAAACAGCCGCACAGTTAGATATTAGCAAACATAAAGATTCAATTATCGAAAATTTGGAAAAATCTGGTTTAGAGTTTGCGGAACAATTTTCGGAACTGCAAGTAAATGCTCAAAAACAAAAGTTATTCCTTCTTGAAAAGCTGGAAAAATTAGAAACTGAATTTGTGTCTCAACTGTCAGAATTACAATTAGATGCTCAACAACGTAAAGAGTTAATTCTCCAAGAAATTACAGAGTCAAAAACGACCCAACCTCAAGCACCACCAGTATCAGTAGAAGCTGATATCCAACAAGGTGATGATTTATTTGCCCAAAAGCAATATGAAGCAGCGATCGCCTGTTACAATCAAGCAATAAAAATCCAGCCGGAAAATGCCACCGCTTGGTTAAAACATGGTCTGACTTTAGCAAGACTGAAGCGTTATCAAGATGCGATCGCTTCCTATGACCAGGCTATCAAACTGCAACCAGATTATCATCAAGCGTGGTGCGATCGCGGCGTGGCGTTTGGTAATCTCCGTCAGCATAAGCAGGCTTTTGCTTGTTTCAATAAAGCCACAAAAATCAAACCCGATGATGTCACGGCTTGGTTAAACCGGGGTTTATCTCTCATAGAATTGGAAGAATATGAAGAAGCATTAGCTTCATTTGAGCAAGCGATTAAATTGCAACCTAACTCGCCCAAAATCTGGGATAAACGCGGTTACACGCTGGTAAGATTAGGTATGGATGACGATGCGATCGCTGCATTTAATAAAGCCATAGAACTTAAGCCAGATTACGCAATTTCTTATTATAATAAAGCAGCTTGTTATGCTCTCCAAAAACAAGCTCAATTAGCAATTGAATGTCTCCAACAAGCAATAGAAATTAATCCCAGATATAAAGAAGATGCGGCCAATGATATCGATTTTGATGAAATCGCTAAAAATGAACGGTTTCAACAGTTAATCGCTGATTAA